The proteins below are encoded in one region of Nitrosomonas ureae:
- the lepB gene encoding signal peptidase I, with translation MNFPLILLILLVITGSIWLLDIIFWKRKREPNENEPWWIEYPKSFFPIILIVFSLRSFVIEPFKIPSGSMLPTLLIGDFILVNKYIYGIRLPVINKKILEMDEPKRGDVLVFRYPEDPSIDYIKRVVGVPGDVITYHNKQLIINGEVIKMEYEGDYKYVESGLGYIYSDRYSEYLADESHFIIISPDIKGIQFSNVRQFEFRDNCKYRRTGFTCEVPAGNYFTLGDNRDSSSDSRYWGFVPEENIVGKAFMIWWNFGDLSRIGLSIK, from the coding sequence ATGAATTTTCCGTTGATACTTTTAATTCTGCTTGTAATTACCGGTAGTATTTGGTTGTTAGATATTATTTTCTGGAAAAGAAAGCGCGAACCGAATGAGAATGAACCATGGTGGATCGAATATCCCAAAAGCTTCTTTCCTATTATTTTGATTGTTTTTAGTTTGCGTTCTTTCGTCATTGAGCCATTTAAAATTCCATCAGGTTCAATGTTACCTACACTATTGATAGGCGATTTTATTCTTGTAAATAAATATATCTATGGTATAAGGCTACCAGTCATTAATAAGAAAATTTTGGAGATGGACGAACCCAAACGAGGGGATGTATTGGTTTTCCGTTATCCTGAAGATCCATCAATTGATTACATCAAACGAGTAGTCGGTGTCCCGGGTGATGTTATTACTTACCATAATAAGCAGTTAATTATTAATGGGGAAGTGATAAAAATGGAATACGAGGGCGACTATAAATATGTCGAATCCGGGTTGGGATATATTTATTCCGATCGTTATTCGGAATATTTAGCTGATGAAAGTCATTTCATTATTATTAGTCCAGATATTAAAGGTATCCAGTTTTCGAACGTTCGGCAATTTGAATTCCGTGATAACTGCAAGTATCGTCGTACCGGCTTTACTTGTGAAGTACCGGCTGGAAATTATTTTACCTTGGGAGACAATCGTGATAGCAGTAGTGATAGTCGTTATTGGGGGTTCGTGCCTGAGGAAAATATTGTTGGTAAGGCATTCATGATTTGGTGGAATTTTGGAGATCTTAGTCGTATCGGATTGTCGATTAAATAA